A window from Flavobacterium gyeonganense encodes these proteins:
- a CDS encoding porin family protein: MKKVTLITFVLFIGLITSQAQVRVSPGIRGGLNFSTLTNIDDNKTKTDFYLGGLVDIKFNRYFSLQPEITYSRQGDEGRYFENGRYYSEKYELNYITLGAVAKFNFGGSGFHILAGPSLDFKVSDNYINTNPEGFDLAIVAGVGYTLPNGLTFEARIKQGFVDIYGYDGVDDDYYYDEIILNQVFQLGISYTFKM; the protein is encoded by the coding sequence ATGAAAAAAGTAACTTTAATAACATTCGTTTTATTTATAGGTCTAATAACATCTCAGGCGCAGGTAAGGGTCAGCCCGGGAATCAGAGGGGGTTTAAACTTCTCTACATTAACCAATATTGATGATAATAAAACTAAAACAGATTTTTATCTTGGTGGATTAGTAGATATTAAATTCAACAGGTATTTCTCATTACAGCCTGAAATAACGTATTCAAGACAAGGTGATGAAGGAAGATACTTTGAAAATGGCCGCTATTATTCTGAAAAATATGAACTGAATTATATAACACTTGGTGCCGTTGCTAAATTTAACTTTGGTGGAAGCGGATTTCACATATTAGCAGGACCTTCTTTAGATTTTAAAGTTTCTGATAATTATATCAATACTAATCCTGAAGGTTTTGACCTTGCCATTGTTGCTGGTGTTGGATATACATTACCAAATGGCCTGACCTTTGAAGCGAGAATCAAACAAGGATTTGTAGATATTTACGGCTATGACGGAGTTGATGATGACTATTATTATGACGAAATAATTTTGAATCAGGTCTTTCAGCTTGGTATCAGTTATACTTTTAAAATGTAA